The Salvelinus fontinalis isolate EN_2023a chromosome 9, ASM2944872v1, whole genome shotgun sequence genome has a window encoding:
- the LOC129862054 gene encoding C-Jun-amino-terminal kinase-interacting protein 1-like, which yields MIHLELIDAEEDIQEEQEHWGLIHGSQDDHRLNQEERRAIVLTPVRQKQPNVIESESAEHRVTMDTYRPKRPTTLALFPQVQPQPPSTQDKDTINNNSFGKKDTWKEYVSNSNSSSPHITGDPTNEQVNDEAVQQHNGDGSVAKPPPNRGKEQTVKAHSKDYSTFISHGVTETRGRQRDAKQRNKKPSAAPHNQVTAAKPKAGSMRDTAVEGDRNRDSSRGRGGGPGRGQVRGCCQEEERQPEATEEIYLTPVHQKNPDTDRDTDRDRPFLSQSSEGNRMSISSDAEGPPAYPNTTLPDRTNPSISEEDEVYLHPSAPPPRSSSTCLRPSVSEGGDRDRGMWDRGSKSKGGSGTLRTAHTQSAEADGLSYDSVKYTLVVDEHAQLELVSLKQCYHSYIEDSDTETVYESANEEDYEVDHSELKRERRKSSRLSRASSSSEAGVGGGPRTRKFLNVFVNGRLPSSGAESFGLFSCVLDGVEQEQSHRAVFRFVPRHDDELELEVDDPLLMEAQADDLWCKAYNMRTGASGIFPAYYAATVTQEHSKDDKDDWVDRFRVKFLGSVNVPYHKGNDVLCAAMQKIATNRRMTMQPPSTCVLEINMKGVKIIVQDECRTSERGDKCFHFFQLKNISFCGCHPKHNKYFGFITKHPDHQRFACHVFMSDDSMMPLAESVGKAFQLYYKETVGYSCPTEDIFIE from the exons ATGATCCACTTGGAGCTGATCGATGCTGAGGAGGATATCCAAGAGGAACAGGAGCACTGGGGCCTGATCCATGGTTCCCAAGACGACCACAGGCTCAACCAGGAAGAGAGAAGGGCCATTGTTTTAACGCCTGTCAGACAGAAACAGCCTAATGTGATAGAATCAGAATCTGCGGAACATCGGGTCACTATGGATACGTACAGGCCCAAGAGACCAACCACCCTAGCACTGTTTCCACAGGTGCAGCCTCAGCCTCCCAGCACTCAG GACAAGGACACTATTAACAACAATTCGTTTGGAAAGAAGGACACGTGGAAGGAGTATGTATCAAACTCCAACTCCTCCTCCCCCCACATAACAG GGGATCCCACTAATGAGCAGGTGAATGACGAGGCTGTCCAGCAGCACAACGGTGACGGCTCTGTGGCCAAACCACCACCAAACAGAGGGAAAGAGCAGACAGTCAAGGCACACAGCAAGGACTACTCCACGTTCATCTCACACGGAGTTACAGAAACACGGGGCCGACAGCGAGACGCCAAACAGCGGAATAAGAAGCCCTCTGCTGCTCCACACAACCAGGTTACAGCAGCAAAACCCAAAGCAGGCAGCATGAGAGACACGGCTGTGGAGGGGGATAGGAATAGGGATAGTAGCAGGGGGCGAGGAGGAGGACCGGGGCGAGGTCAGGTTCGGGGGTGCTGCCAGGAGGAGGAGCGCCAGCCAGAGGCCACCGAGGAGATCTACCTGACCCCGGTACACCAGAAGAACCCTGACACTGACCGTGACACTGACCGTGACCGTCCCTTCCTGTCTCAGAGCAGCGAGGGCAATCGCATGTCTATCAGCTCCGATGCAGAGGGACCCCCAGCATACCCAAACACCACCCTCCCTGACCGAACAAACCCCTCCATCAGCGAGGAGGATGAGGTCTACCTGCACCCCTCTGCACCTCCTCCACGCTCCTCCTCCACGTGCCTTAGGCCATCCGTCAGTGAGGGAGGGGACCGGGACAGGGGGATGTGGGACAGGGGCTCTAAGTCTAAGGGGGGGTCGGGGACTCTGCGGACTGCACACACTCAGAGCGCCGAGGCTGATGGCCTGTCTTATGACTCTGTCAAGTACACCCTAGTGGTGGACGAGCATGCCCAGCTAGAACTGGTGAGCTTGAAGCAGTGCTACCATAGCTACATTGAGGACAGCGACACAGAGACGGTGTATGAGTCAGCCAACGAGGAGGACTATGAGGTGGATCACAGCGAGCTGAAAAGAGAAAGGAGAAAGTCATCACGCCTGTCCAGGGCTTCTTCATCCTCTGAGGCAGGTGTTGGCGGGGGACCTCGAACACGCAAATTCCTCAATGTGTTTGTGAACGGACGTTTACCCTCCTCTG GTGCAGAGTCCTTTGGCCTGTTCTCCTGTGTGTTAGACGGGGTAGAGCAAGAGCAGAGCCACAGAGCTGTGTTCAG GTTTGTCCCTCGCCATGACGATGAGCTGGAGCTAGAGGTGGATGACCCCCTGCTGATGGAGGCTCAGGCTGATGACCTGTGGTGTAAGGCCTACAACATGAGGACTGGGGCCAGCGGCATCTTCCCTGCCTACTACGCTGCCACGGTCACACAGGAACACAGCAAAG ATGACAAAGATGACTGGGTTGACAGATTCCGTGTAAAGTTCCTAGGCTCTGTTAACGTACCGTACCACAAAGGCAACGATGTGCTTTGTGCTGCTATGCAAAAG ATTGCTACCAACCGCCGGATGACCATGCAGCCTCCCTCTACATGTGTTCTGGAGATCAACATGAAGGGGGTGAAAATCATAGTGCAAGATGAATGCAGGACCTCGGAAAGA GGGGATAAGTGCTTTCACTTTTTTCAGCTCAAGAACATCTCCTTTTGTGGCTGTCACCCAAAACATAACAA GTATTTTGGATTCATCACTAAACATCCTGATCATCAGCGGTTTGCTTGTCATGTCTTCATGTCAGATGACTCCATGATGCCACTAGCTGAGTCTGTTGG GAAAGCCTTCCAACTGTACTACAAGGAAACTGTGGGCTACTCCTGCCCAACAGAGGACATCTTCATTGAATAG